Sequence from the bacterium genome:
GCCCGCCGGCAGTGACCTCGCGGTCGCCACCGACGCCATCAGGGAGAGCTTCCCCGCCGCCGCCGACTTGCGGGTGGTCCAGATCCTCGCCAAGGGCGACGTCCTGACGGCCGAGGGTCTCCGGGCAATCAAGAACCTGCAGACAGCCATCAGCAACGACGCCGGCGTGCAGCCGTTCCTGGTCGCTGAACCGCTCTACGGCTATGTCCAGATCATCGAGCTGGCGGCCGCCGAGGCCGGGCTGTCGCTGGCGACGATCACCGATGACCAGCTCTCGCTGGGACTGGCCCGCCTCGCGCGCGATCCGCAACGGGCAGAACTGCACGACCTGCTGGAGCGCTTCATCGCGCGGAACGCGAGCGGGGAGCCGACGGCGGGGCTCTCCCTGATCATCCTCGACGACGCCGGCGACCCGCTCGGCCAGGAGCGAGCACAGCTGCGCGCCCATGAGATAGCCGAGGGGGTGGACACCGGCGGGCTGGACGCCTCGATCATCACCCTCGCCAAGAGCGACGCCGAGGCCAAGGAGGCGCGGGACCGGAACCTCGTCACCGTCACGCTCATCGCCCTGGCGGTGATCGTCGTGCTGCTGGCCGCCTTCTACCGCACCCAGTCCGACGTCCACATCACCATGGCGGGACTCGGCATGGTGATCCTGTGGACCCTCGGCGCGCAGGCCTGGCTGTCGCCGGGCGGCGCCGGCGTCGTGGACCCCGACAACATCCTGCTCACGCTGGTGCCGGTCCTGCTCATCAGCCTGTCGGTGGACTACGCGCTGCAGATCACCGGACGCTACCGCGAGGCCTTGCGGAGTGATCCCGAGCGCGGGGCAGAGGCGTCGGGGCGCGCCGTCTCGCGCGCCGTCAGGCTCTGCGGGGTGCCGGTCCTGCTGGCGGCGGGCACGACCGCCGTCAGCCTGCTCGCCAACCTGACCAGCAGGTTCAAACCCATAGCCGAGTTCGGCATCATCGCCAGCATCGGGGTCGTCTCGGGCTGGATCGTGATGACCAGTTTCGTCCCAGCCGCCCGCCTGGTGCTGGACCGGCGGCGCGCCGCCAAGGGACGGGAACCGGCGGTCCAGCCCATAGCCGAGCGGATTCCCGGCGCTGCGGCCGCCCTCCCCCGCATCGCCGCGATCGTCGTGCGCCGGCCGCTCCCGGTCCTCGCTGCCGCCATCGCCGTCACGGTCCTAGCCGTCGTGGCCGCCACTGACCTCAGCACGACTTTCGCGGTGAAGGACTTCCTGCCGCGGGACTCCGAGGTGGCGGAGGACTTCGACTACCTCGACGAGAACTTCGACGGGAGCGCCACCCTGATGACGGTGCTCATAGAGACCGATCTCAACAGCGGTCGGGCGGTTCGTGACCTCAGCGACCTCCACACGATCCTGGTCGACCCCGCCCGGCGCCCGGACGGCATCATCGGGCCTCCCCTGTCCTCGGCCGGGACGCTCCTCGCCGACTGGACCGACGAAGCCGGCCAGGCGGGTGACGGCGATGGCACCGCCGTCTCCGGCGCCTTCGCCGAGCTACGCGCCGAGGTGACGGCGCCCGAGGGGGACGTCCGGCGTGCGTGGGAACTGCTCGAAGGCGCCGACGCCGCCGGTTTCGCCGAGGTCCTGGACTTCCGGGCCGACGGCCCCGACCGCACCATCATCCAGATACCCGTTGCCACCGAGAGCAACGAGACCCTGCAGGAGCTGATCGGGGAGATCGAGGCGCTGTGGGGCGGCGGCGCCTCGGAGGTCACCGTCACGGGCGGCGACGCGCTCATCGCTCTGATCACCGACGAGTTGGCGGCCAGCCAGGTTTCCAGCGTGAGCCTCGTCGTCGCTGCCGCGCTGGCGATCCTCATCCTCTACTTCGGCTTGAGCGAGCGCCGCCCGCTGCTCGGACTGATCACGATCCTGCCGATCACGGTGACCCTCGCCTGGCTGCTGGGCGTCATGTGGCTGTTCCGGATCTCCTACAACATGAGCACCGCCCTCATGGTGGTGCTCACGATCGGGATCGGCGTCGACTACACGATCCACCTCACGCACCGCTACCTGGAGGAGCGGAGGGATTCGCCGGAGGTGGCGGAGGCGTTGCGGCGGGCGATGGTCACCACCGGCGGGGCGCTCCTGGGCAGCGCCCTCACCACCGCGCTCGGCCTGCTGATGCTGCTGTTCTCCCCGCTGCGGCCGATGCAGGAACTGGGCATCCTCGCCGCCGTCGCAATCTTCTTGGGGCTCGTCGCCACCTTCGCCGTGCTACCGCCGCTGCTGGTCCTGTGGTCGCACTACCACCGTTGGCGCAGCCGCGGGAACGGGCTCGAGGCCCCCGAGCCGGCGCCCACGGGCTAGGGCGGAGGGCTCCGGCCTGTTCGACGGGACTGCGAAGGCGCTGTCGACCGGGTAGCGTCGGGGTGCCCCTGCGGGTGTAGTTCAATGGCAGAACATCAGCTTCCCAAGCTGAATACGGGGGTTCGATTCCCCTCACCCGCTCCGAGAGCCCCCGCGGGAGCGACATGTCCGAGGCGGGTGCCGGGCCGGTTCAGCGGGTGAAGTTCAGCAGCAGTTCGATGGTTCCGACGTCTTCCACCGAGAGCACCACAGGGGCTCGCGGAGGACTGATCCCGTAGTCCTCGAAGCGGATCTCGAAGGTCCCCCCGACAATAACGACCGCCTCGATCCAGGTGGCCTCGAGGGAGATCTCCACCGGGCGGCTGGCACCGTGGATCTCGAAGGCTCCGACGACGGTCGCCGTCACCGACTCGCCCGCGGCGGGCAGGCTCTCGAAGGTGACCGGCTCGGTCAACTCGAAGCGTGCCGCGGGGAACTGCTGGGTGTCCAAGGCCCGTCGCACGAGACCGTCGCGCTGGGGCCGGTCGCTGACCACCGTGGTGAGATCAACCTCCACCACGGCCGTTACCACCGTCGTCCCGGCGATCTCCAGGGTTCCGGACACAGCCGGAGTCCGCCCCACGGCGTCGGTGGCCCCGATCCCCGAGAGTTCCTCACCCACGCGGTAGCCGGCCCAGGAACTGGTGTAGTCCTCAAAGTTCCCGAGCGTCGTGTTGACCGACCACACGCCGTCGAGGTCGGCTGCGCCGGGTTCGGTGGGTTCGGCGGGCGGCGCTGGCTCAGCGGGGGGCGCCGGTTCAGGTTCAGGCGGTGGCGGCGGCGGGTCGGACGCCGACGGCGGAGCAGGTGAGGCAGGCGGCGCCGGCGGCGCGGTTGGTTCGGCGGGCGGTGCCAGCTCGACAGGGGCCGGTGGAGGAACGGACGCGGCCTGATCGTCGGCCGCGGGCGCCGGCGCGGGCACCTCTGTCGTTGCCGTCAGTGCCTCGCTGCGTTCGAGCACCGACGGTGGCGGCGGGGCGTCGCCGCGCCACACAAGCAGCCACACCAGCACGATCGCCACGATCACGGCCACGACACCGGCTGCCGCAAGGGTCAGGATCTTGCGGCGCCGTGACCAACCGCTGAGACGTTCGAGGATCATGAGGGCACTCCCGCCGCAAGGGTAGGCGGAGCAGGCGGTGCTCCAATCCCGTGCAGCGCTCCGGCAGGCAAGAAGCGCCTAAGAGCACGAGCGGACAGGCTCTGACCAGGCGCTTTGCAGTCGACTGCAGCGGCGCGAATCGTGTCGCCGGAGCCTGGATTCCGGCCTTCGCCGGAATGACGGGAGAATTCCTCGGTCGGCGGTGGCCGCCTATCCGCTAATGCTCTAAGAATCTGCCGCTCGGCTCGGATCAGACTGGCTGAGGACGGCGCCGAGCAGGGGAACGGTCCTGTCAGCCGGGCGCCGCTGACGGTGGACGCCAGCAGGACGGCGCCAGCCAGTGAGTTCAAACTCAGCGTCCCACGAAGCGAGCCTTGCCGGGGCCACCCTCGACGAAGCTCTTGACGCCGATGCGCGCATCCTCGGTGGCGAAGGCGGCGACGAACTCTCTGGACTCCAGGTCGAGGGCGTCGCCGAGCGGCAGGTCGAAGCCGTCGTTCATGGCGGTCTTGGCGTGCCGCAACGCCGCAGGTCCCGCGGCGAAGCGCTCGGCCATGGCCACCGCCTGCTCGTACGTCTCCCCTGCCGGGTGCACGGCGTCGGCCAGGCCGATGGTCAGGGCCTCCTCGGCGCTCACGCGGCGACCGCTGTAGATGATCTCCTTGGCGCGGCTGAGCCCCACGAGGCGCGGCAGGCGCTGCGTGCCGCCGGCGCCGGGGATGATGCCCAACAGGATCTCCGGCTGACCGAAGACGGCGTCGTCGGCGGCCACACGGAAGTCGCCGGCCATCGCCAACTCACAACCACCTCCGAGGGCGTACCCGTTCACCGCTGCCACGAGGATCTGGGGAATGCACTCCAACCGGCGCAGCGCACCAGTGAGGCTCACGGGTGCTCCCGCGCCGTCCGCGCCCGCGGCGCGGCCCGGCCTGAATTCCTTGATGTCGGCGCCGGCGGCGAAGATCCTGGGGCCTCCCCAAAGCACCGCCGCGCGGATGTCCGGGCGCCGTTGCAACTCCTCGGCCACAGCGGCGATCTCCGCTGACACCGCATTGCTCAGGGCGTTCATCTTCGGTCGATCCAGGCGGATCGTTGCCACGCCGGGCGCCGTGTCGGGCTGGAGGTGGACGAATTCGCTCATGGCGGGTCAAGCTATCCGGCGACGAGACTGGCCAACGCCCAGATGGCCGCAACCGTGCCGACGGCGATCATGACGAGGCTCCGCCCCAGGGGCGGGCGGCGCAGGTCCTCGCCGGCTCTGCCGGGGGGCCGAGGACGGGTGAGCGCCAGGATGTTGCCGACGGCCATCGCGCCGCCGAGGGCCAGGACGAGCCAGCGCAGGATGTCGTCGCCGAGGAAGACCACGCGCTCAGAACTCCCCTTCCGATGAGCGCTGGCTGAGGTTGTCGAAGCGCGTGTAGTGCGGCAGGAAGGCCAGCCTCACGACGCCGGTGGGACCGGTGCGGTGCTTGGCGACGTGCAGTTCGGCGATCCCGCGGTCGGAGGTGTCGGAGTTGTACATCTCGTCGCGGTACAGGAACATGACCACATCGGCGTCCTGCTCGATGGCGCCCGACTCGCGCAGGTCCGCCAGCATCGGCCGCTTGTCGGCGCGGCTCTCCGGGGCGCGGGAGAGTTGTGAGAGCGCCATGACCGGGCACTCGAGCTCGCGGGCCAGGATCTTCAGGCCCCGGCTCATCTCGCTGACCTCCACCTGGCGGCTCTCGGCGCCGACACGGCCGCCCATCAACTGCAGGTAGTCGACCACCACGAGGCCCAGATCGCCCCATTCGGCGTGCTTGCGGCGCGCCTTGGCGCGGATCTCCAGAACCGAGGTGCTGGGGTTGTCGTCGATCCACAGCGGCGCCTCGGCGAGATGCCCCACGGCGGCGTTCACGCGCTTCCAGTCGTTGTCGCTGAGGCGGCCCGAGCGGATGTTCTGCGTGCTGACCTGCGCCTCGGAACACAGCAGCCGCTGGGTCAACTCCAGATGGCTCATCTCCAGGGAGAAGAACAGCACCGGCCGGCGGGCGTCCATGGCGGCCGCGGCGGCCAGGCCCAGCGCCAGGGAGGTCTTGCCGATACCCGGCCGGGCACCCAGGATGACCAGCGTGGACGGCTGCAGGCCCAGCAGGAGGTTGTCCAGGTCGGTGTAGCCGGTCGGCACGCCGGTGAGGCTCTGGCCGTGCTGGTACAGCTTCTCGAGGTGCTCCACGCCCTTGTCGATGAGCGTGTAGAGCGACTCCAGCGACGTGGCCGAGGCGCCGCTGGCGACCGAGAAGATCATCGACTCGGCCTGATCCAACGCCGCGTCGACGTCCGCGGGCCGGCTGTAGGCCAACTCGGCCACCTCGCCGGCCGCGCCGATGAGCCGCCGCAGGGTGGCGTTCTTGGCCACGATGTCGGCGTAGTGCGCGGCGTTGCCCGCCACCGGCGTGCTGGCCTGAATCTCCACGAGAGCGCCGGCTCCGCCCACGGCCTCCAGCAACCCGTTCCGCTGCAGTTCGGCCGCCACGGTGACGGTGTCCACCGGTTCGCCGGCGCCGTACAGCGCGGCCACAGCGTCGAAGACATGGGCGTGCGCGGGCCGGTAGAAGTCCTCCGCGGAGGTCAACTCCACCGCATCGGCGATGGCCGCGGCGGTCAGCAGCATCGCCCCCAACAGCGCCCGCTCCGCAGCGAGGTCATGCGGCGGCACCCGTCCCGGCGCTCCCTGACCTGTTCGGTCCCCTTCGCCACGGCGCGCTGCTGCGGCGCCCTCGCGGGCACCGGATCCGGGCTGCAGAGTGCTCGAAGTGGTGGTCATGGTCACCGCTTCAATGTGCGACGGGGGTGTGACAGCGTCCCCCGAGGGAGTTCGGTTGAACGATGGGGCCCGAGGGCCAAGGGGCCGGACATCCGCAGGCGCGGTCCCGGCGATATCCCTTGCCGGGACTAACGACCGGCCAGGACGCTCATTCTCGGACGTTCCCCGGGCGTGCCGGGGACATGGGTCCGGATCCGCTCAGAAGGGTTCCTCGTCGCCGTAGGACGGCGTCGCGGCGCGAGCGGGGCTCCCCCCGGGCGCAGCGGTCCGCCGCGGGGCCGTGCCGTTGCCCTCCCGGAACTCGTTGCGGTTGACCTGAGCGGAGGCCCAGCGCAGGCTGGGCGCCACCTCGTCGGCCACGATCTCCACCTTGTTCCGCTTCTCGCCCTCGGGTGATTCCCAGGAGCGCTGCTCCAGCCGGCCGGACACGATCACGCGGGCGCCCTTGGTGATCGATTCGGCAACGTTCTCCGCCAGCGACGACCAGCAGGTGATGTCGAAGAACGAGGTCTCCTCCACCTGCTCGCCACCGCGCTCGTAACGCCGGTTCCACGCCAGGCCGAACGTACAGACCGGTGTCCCTGAGGGCGTGAACCGCAACTCGGGATCGCGCGTGGCGTTACCGACAACCGTCACAGTGTTTCCGAAAGCCATTGGCTCTTTCCTCCTTCGTTCTTCACCGAACAGCATAGTACATGTGTTCGGATAGACTGCCCCGCCCGCTCGACGGAGCGACCGGCATGATTGCATCGCCGCGTTGTAGAACGCTTGTCAGCGACCTAGGGATTTCCGGGGGTAATCCCCATTCCTCGCGGTGGATTGTCCGCGGTAAGACCGGGGACGCACGGGGGATACCGACAACTCAAGTGTGAACACATCGCCTGAGGGCTACGGGAATCCGCTGCCCGACGACCGGCGACCAGGGTGGCAGCTACCACTCTACAAGGAAAAGCACTGTAACTCCACCCAAGGAGCGGACGAGCGTCCGCCGGCCTCAGGTCTCGGCAATGACCTCGACGCTCACCTCGGCGGCAACCTCGGGGTGGGGTTTCACCGGAACCACGTAACTCCCGAGTTCCTTGATCGGCTCGGGAATCTCCAGCATCTCCGGCTCGAGCACCACCCGCTCCTGCGCCGCGATGGCCGCGGCAAGGCTCGCCGCGTTCACGGACCCGTAGAGGCGCCCGGCCTCGCCGGCACGTGCCACGACGCGAATGCTGCATCCAGCGAGCCGCTCGGCCATCTCCCGGGCCTCGCTCAGCACCGCGGCGTCGGCGATCTCGCGGCGGCGGCGCATGGCTTCGGCCTCGCGCTCGGAGCCTCGTGTGGCACGTATCGCCAGGCCCTTCGGAATGAGGTAGTTCTGGGCGTAGCCGTCGGCCACCTCGCAGATGTCGCCCCGCCGTCCGAGGGACGGCACCTCGTCGCGCAGCACCACCTTCACGAGACCGTCTCCTCCGCATCCTCCGGGACCTCCGCGTCCTCGGGAACACCGGCAACGTCCGGAGCGTCCGCGTCCTCCGGAACCCCGGCGTCCTCGGCCGAGGGGCCCGGCGGGGGCGGTGGCACGCTCGGCGGGCTCGGGGGCGAGCCGTCGCGCCAGCCGGGGCCTCCCTCGCCGCGCGGGCCGCCGCTGCGGCCGGCGCCGCGCTGGGTCGTGATCCGGTTGGCGTAGGGAAGCAAGGCCATCTCCCGGGCGTTCTTGATCGCACGGGCGACGGTGCGCTGTTGCTGGGCGTCGTTGCCCGTCACACGGCGGGCACGGATCTTGCCCCGATCCGACATGAAGCGGCGCAACAGGTCCACATCCTTGTAGTCGATGTACTCCACCCGCTTGTGGGTGAGGACGCTGACCTTCTTCTTGCCTCTGCGGATGTTGTCCCGGCTCTTGGCGCGCGGGCGGCTCTTGGACATGGTCTCCTCCGGTACGGGCGGGCTAGGAGGCCTCGGCGGCCACGGGATCGGGCGACGTCCCGAGCAGGCCCCGCCGGGCGGCTTCGGAGTCGGGCAGCCGGATGAGCTTGTGACGGACCACCGCGTCGTGGAGGCGGAGCGACCGCTCGAAGCCCGACAGGTCGAGCCCGTCGCCGACGAACTCGAACACCACGTAGTAGCCCTCGTGCAGGTGGTCGATCTCGTAGGCGAACCGGCGCTTGGGCCAGCGGTTGACCCGTTCGGGATCGACTTCGATACCCAGCGATGCCAGCCCGGACAGCGCCCGCCCGAGTGGCTCATCGACGGCGTCCTCGGCCAGGTCGCCGCGATAGATGATCATCAACTCGTAGGCCCTCACGGAAACAGGGCACCTCCTCTGGTCCTGCGGATGCAGGGCCCCGCCGTGCGGTCCGGCGGAGCAGGCTCTCGATTGCAGATCACCCTACCGGGACTCGCCGCCGCCCGGCGCGGCCGCCGGACTCAGGAGGCGTAGAGCCTCAGCGCGGCGGCTTCGGTGGACTTCAGCGAGTACGACTCCTCCGCCGCCGGGAACCGGCCCGAGCGCACGTCGGCGGCGAAACGGCCGAGAGCCTCGACGGTGGCGTCGCCGAGGTCGGCGTAGCGGCGAACGAACCGGGGCCGCAGATCGTCCTGCAGACCCAGTAGGTCGTGGTACACCAGCACCTGGCCGTCGCAGTCCGGACCCGCTCCGATGCCGATCGTCGGCACCCCGACCGCCTCGGTGACCAGCCCTGCCACATCGGCGGGAACGCCCTCCAGCACGACCGCGAAGCAGCCGGCGTGCTCGAGGGCCTTGGCGCTCTCCACCAGCTGGATCGCCGCCTCGGCGGTGCGCCCCTGAACCCGGAACCCGCCCAGGGCGTGAACCGACTGGGGTGTCAGGCCGACGTGGCCCATGACCGGAATCTCGGCCGCGACCAGGGCTTCGATCATCGGGACCCGCCCGGTGCCCCCCTCCAGCTTCACGGCCTGCGCGCCGGCGCGGACGAGCCGGGCTGCATTGCAGATGGTGTCCTGGGGCGACACGTGGTAACTCAGCCACGGCAGGTCGGCCACGATGAGCGCATCGGGCTCGACCCGGGCCACAGCCGCGGTGTGATGAGCCATGTCGTCGACGGTGACGCCGAGCGTGTCCGGATAGCCCAGGACCACCATGGCCAGGGAATCGCCCACGAGCAGCATGTCGACGCCGGCCGCATCGGCCAGTCGCGCTCCCGGAGCGTCGTAGGCGGTCACCATGACGAGCGGCTCGCCGCCGGCGCGCGCTTTGCGCGCCCGAACGGCGGGAACGGTGAGACGAGTGCCCATTGGGCACCTCCTTTCGGTGTCCAGCGCGCAAGGCTGCCGGCAGGCGCCAGCGTAGCCGGGCGGCGGGATGGCCCCACCCGCCACCGCGGCGGGCGGCAGGCTCCTCGCCGCCTTGTGGTTCCGCCCGCGAGGAGTGCGGCGTGCCGTCAGGCGGCCCGGGACGCCGGATGCGGCCTCGGGCGGCGTGCGGGCGGACTGTCAGCGCGCGCCCGCGACCCCGAAGCGGAACCGGAGGTGGTTCCAGGAACAGTCCGAGCAGACCTCCACCACGTAGCAGGTGAAGTCCCCCTTGCGCCGGCGGATCCGGTCCCAGTCCCCGTTCGTGGCCACACAGCGACCATTCGGCGGTAGGCGAGGTCCGAAGACGTACCGGACGAGGACGAGCGGCCCGTCACCGCACAGCGGGCAGGACTCGTTGGTCTGCTCGCTGTAGGACCGCGCCGCCCGCAGCAATTCCGGATGCGCGTCGCAGGCGTCTGAACGGCTGATGCGCCCCTGGCGGACGCCCGTCAGCGTGGCCTCCCGCAGCAGCCGGTAGTCCACCCTTCCCGGCCCTCGGGTGGGGGCGTGCAGCGCTGCCGGATCCGTCGTCACAACTCAAGACAGTACTCATCTGTCGGCGCGGCGTTTGCGACCGCGCTCCCACCACTCGCTCAGGCGCCGCCGGGCCTCGTCGCCATCCAGAGGTCCGCCGGCAATCCGCAGCTCCTCCAGATGGCGCAGTGCGGCGCCGACATCGGGGCCCGCGTCGATTCCCAGATGCGCCATGACCTCCGATCCGCTGAGCGGTTGGAGCGCCGACAATTCCCCGCGGGACCACAGCTGCTCCCAGCGCTCCACGAACGCCGCAACTCCCGCATCGTCCGGCGCCGCCGCCGTGGCGAGTTGCGCTGCCGGCGCGGAGACGTCGCCAGCCTCCGCGGCCCAGCGCCGGACCGGGGCGTCGCCGGAGGGGGCCGAAGCAGCGTCGAGCAGCGACCGGGCCGCGGTTGCGATGCGCCCGGCGCGGCGGGCCACTGCCCCGGGAAAGCGCAGCCGGCCGGCGCTGGCCCCGACATCGGGCACCGCCCAGAGCAACGCAGCCAGCCGCAGCGACTCCTCCGGCGCCACCAGGTCCAGGAGTGCCACACCGGCTGCGGCGTCCGGCTCCGCGGCGGCCAACTCCGGGATGATCTCGACCAGCACGCCCGTCCGCGCCAGCAGGTCGGCCCCGGCGCCGGGAGACTCGGCGACCAGCAGCAGCGAGAGTTCCCGCGCGCAACGCTCTGCCGACACGATCGCCAGACGGCCGCGGAGTCGACGCATGGCGGCCTCGAGATCCGGCTCGGCGGTCAAGCCCAGCGTGGCCACGAAACGGCCCGCGCGGAGGATCCGCAGCGGGTCCTCGCTGAAGGAGAGCTCGGCCGAGCGGGGCGTGCGCAGGCGGCCCCGCTCCAGATCCTCCCGGCCGCCGAACGGATCGATCAACTCGGTGGTCGTCGCCGCCGCCGCGCTGGCGGGCACCTCGAACGCCATGGCGCCGATGGTGAAGTCGCGCCGTGTCAAATCGGCCAGCAGGTCGCCGCCGTAGGTCACTTCGGGTCGTCGCGAGTCCTCCACGTAGACCTCGGCGCGGTGTGTGGTGATCTCGACGGTCCGCTGCCCGCGCCGGCAGCCCACCGTGCCGAACTGCTCGCCCTGGGTCCAGACGGTGTCGGCCCAGCCACCCAGGATGCGCCGGACCGTCTCCGGGCGGGCGTCGGTGGTCATGTCCACCTCGTCCCGGGGACCCAGCGGCGTACCGCCCAGGAGGCTCCGGACCGCTCCGCCCACCACGTACAGCCGCCACGCACCGGCGGCGGCGAACTGCCGGCCCCAGGGAACCAGCACGGCCGCGGCGGCGCGGATCGTGGCCAGGGTCATCGTCGTCTCACCGGGCGCGGCCCGGCCACTCAGCGATCCAGGTGCAGCCGGGCGGCAGCGTCCACGACAACACCCCCCGGCCCGCCCGCGGTGACGGGCTCCGGCCGGTACGACACGCCGGCAAGCGCGGCCACGCAGGCGGCTGCGCTCGCCCCCAGCGCCGCCAGGTCGTACCCGCCTTCCAGAAAGGCCACGACGCGGCCCGCCGGCGCCACGGCCCGCACGGCGGCCGTCAGGTCGGCGAAGTCGCCGGCGCTCAGACCCAGCATGGTCAGCGGATCGGCCCGGTGGGCGTCGAAGCCCGCTGAGAGCAGCACCCACGTGGGCGCGAACCGCTCGACGACCGGTGAGATGACCTCGTCGAAGGCGCGCCGGAAGACGTCGCCGGTGGCCCCCGGCGGCAGCGGAACGTTGAGTGTCGTGCCGAGCCCGGCTCCCGCGCCAATCTCGTCGACGGCGCCCGTGCCCGGGTAAGCCGGGAACTGATGCAGCGAGACGTACAGCACATCGGGGGACTCGTAGAAGATGTCCTGCGTGCCGTTCCCGTGGTGGGCGTCGTAGTCCACGATCAGGACGCGCTCGCCCTCCGAAACCAGCCGCGCCGCGGCGATGGCCACATTGTTGAACAGGCAAAATCCCATCGACCGGAACGGCGTGGCGTGATGACCGGGCGGCCGCACGGCACAGAAGGCGGCCTCGCCGCGCCCGGCCGCCAGTTCCGCCACGGCGGTGAGGCCGGCGCCCGCCGCCAGCCGGGCCGCCACAACCGACCCGCCGCTGAGCACAGTGTCGGGATCGAGGGCTCCGCCGCCACCGGCAGCCAGGGCCGTGGCGCGGGCTGCGACGTCGGCGCCATGCACCATCCGCAGGTCTGCAGCAGTGGCCTCGCCGGGCGCGCATTCCACGATGGCGTCGCCGAGTCCCGCAGCGAGCACGCCCTGGTGCACTGCGTCGACGCGCCGGGGACGCTCCGGATGTCCCCTGCCGGGATCGTGGTCGAGGCAGCGCTCGTCGGCGAGGAACAGAACCGTCACCGCAGCGAGCCTAACCCAGCGCCCTTCCGGGACATTCGTGACTGTGGCGCACATTAGGGTGAAGCCCGGAGAACCCACGAGCCCCCCACCGAGGAGAATCCGCCATGAGCAGCATCCGCATCGTCACCGACAGCGCCAGCGACCTGACCGACGAGCTGATCGAGCAGTGGGGGATCAGCGTCATATCGCTGATCGTCACATTCGGTGAGGAGCCCCTGGTCGACCGGGCGGAGTTGAAGCCGCAGGACTTCTACGCACGCATGAGCGCCGCCGAGGAGTTGCCCACAACCGCAGCGCCGTCTCCGGGGCATTTCGAGGAGGCGTTCAGAGCACTCGCCGCCGACGGCGCCAGCGGGATCGTCTGCGTCAACCTCTCCTACGAGCTCTCGGCCACCGGACCGGCCGCTGTCACGGCCGCCGAGTCCGTGTCCGATCTGGTCGACGTT
This genomic interval carries:
- a CDS encoding MMPL family transporter, which translates into the protein MFRWQARTIRRSPGRVLAALGAVTLALLAGFLVQDRPEGPVDSTGIFLPAGSDLAVATDAIRESFPAAADLRVVQILAKGDVLTAEGLRAIKNLQTAISNDAGVQPFLVAEPLYGYVQIIELAAAEAGLSLATITDDQLSLGLARLARDPQRAELHDLLERFIARNASGEPTAGLSLIILDDAGDPLGQERAQLRAHEIAEGVDTGGLDASIITLAKSDAEAKEARDRNLVTVTLIALAVIVVLLAAFYRTQSDVHITMAGLGMVILWTLGAQAWLSPGGAGVVDPDNILLTLVPVLLISLSVDYALQITGRYREALRSDPERGAEASGRAVSRAVRLCGVPVLLAAGTTAVSLLANLTSRFKPIAEFGIIASIGVVSGWIVMTSFVPAARLVLDRRRAAKGREPAVQPIAERIPGAAAALPRIAAIVVRRPLPVLAAAIAVTVLAVVAATDLSTTFAVKDFLPRDSEVAEDFDYLDENFDGSATLMTVLIETDLNSGRAVRDLSDLHTILVDPARRPDGIIGPPLSSAGTLLADWTDEAGQAGDGDGTAVSGAFAELRAEVTAPEGDVRRAWELLEGADAAGFAEVLDFRADGPDRTIIQIPVATESNETLQELIGEIEALWGGGASEVTVTGGDALIALITDELAASQVSSVSLVVAAALAILILYFGLSERRPLLGLITILPITVTLAWLLGVMWLFRISYNMSTALMVVLTIGIGVDYTIHLTHRYLEERRDSPEVAEALRRAMVTTGGALLGSALTTALGLLMLLFSPLRPMQELGILAAVAIFLGLVATFAVLPPLLVLWSHYHRWRSRGNGLEAPEPAPTG
- a CDS encoding YceI family protein — its product is MILERLSGWSRRRKILTLAAAGVVAVIVAIVLVWLLVWRGDAPPPPSVLERSEALTATTEVPAPAPAADDQAASVPPPAPVELAPPAEPTAPPAPPASPAPPSASDPPPPPPEPEPAPPAEPAPPAEPTEPGAADLDGVWSVNTTLGNFEDYTSSWAGYRVGEELSGIGATDAVGRTPAVSGTLEIAGTTVVTAVVEVDLTTVVSDRPQRDGLVRRALDTQQFPAARFELTEPVTFESLPAAGESVTATVVGAFEIHGASRPVEISLEATWIEAVVIVGGTFEIRFEDYGISPPRAPVVLSVEDVGTIELLLNFTR
- a CDS encoding enoyl-CoA hydratase/isomerase family protein, whose product is MSEFVHLQPDTAPGVATIRLDRPKMNALSNAVSAEIAAVAEELQRRPDIRAAVLWGGPRIFAAGADIKEFRPGRAAGADGAGAPVSLTGALRRLECIPQILVAAVNGYALGGGCELAMAGDFRVAADDAVFGQPEILLGIIPGAGGTQRLPRLVGLSRAKEIIYSGRRVSAEEALTIGLADAVHPAGETYEQAVAMAERFAAGPAALRHAKTAMNDGFDLPLGDALDLESREFVAAFATEDARIGVKSFVEGGPGKARFVGR
- the dnaB gene encoding replicative DNA helicase; amino-acid sequence: MTTTSSTLQPGSGAREGAAAARRGEGDRTGQGAPGRVPPHDLAAERALLGAMLLTAAAIADAVELTSAEDFYRPAHAHVFDAVAALYGAGEPVDTVTVAAELQRNGLLEAVGGAGALVEIQASTPVAGNAAHYADIVAKNATLRRLIGAAGEVAELAYSRPADVDAALDQAESMIFSVASGASATSLESLYTLIDKGVEHLEKLYQHGQSLTGVPTGYTDLDNLLLGLQPSTLVILGARPGIGKTSLALGLAAAAAMDARRPVLFFSLEMSHLELTQRLLCSEAQVSTQNIRSGRLSDNDWKRVNAAVGHLAEAPLWIDDNPSTSVLEIRAKARRKHAEWGDLGLVVVDYLQLMGGRVGAESRQVEVSEMSRGLKILARELECPVMALSQLSRAPESRADKRPMLADLRESGAIEQDADVVMFLYRDEMYNSDTSDRGIAELHVAKHRTGPTGVVRLAFLPHYTRFDNLSQRSSEGEF
- the ssb gene encoding single-stranded DNA-binding protein; the encoded protein is MAFGNTVTVVGNATRDPELRFTPSGTPVCTFGLAWNRRYERGGEQVEETSFFDITCWSSLAENVAESITKGARVIVSGRLEQRSWESPEGEKRNKVEIVADEVAPSLRWASAQVNRNEFREGNGTAPRRTAAPGGSPARAATPSYGDEEPF
- the rplI gene encoding 50S ribosomal protein L9 — its product is MKVVLRDEVPSLGRRGDICEVADGYAQNYLIPKGLAIRATRGSEREAEAMRRRREIADAAVLSEAREMAERLAGCSIRVVARAGEAGRLYGSVNAASLAAAIAAQERVVLEPEMLEIPEPIKELGSYVVPVKPHPEVAAEVSVEVIAET
- the rpsF gene encoding 30S ribosomal protein S6, whose amino-acid sequence is MRAYELMIIYRGDLAEDAVDEPLGRALSGLASLGIEVDPERVNRWPKRRFAYEIDHLHEGYYVVFEFVGDGLDLSGFERSLRLHDAVVRHKLIRLPDSEAARRGLLGTSPDPVAAEAS
- the panB gene encoding 3-methyl-2-oxobutanoate hydroxymethyltransferase — protein: MGTRLTVPAVRARKARAGGEPLVMVTAYDAPGARLADAAGVDMLLVGDSLAMVVLGYPDTLGVTVDDMAHHTAAVARVEPDALIVADLPWLSYHVSPQDTICNAARLVRAGAQAVKLEGGTGRVPMIEALVAAEIPVMGHVGLTPQSVHALGGFRVQGRTAEAAIQLVESAKALEHAGCFAVVLEGVPADVAGLVTEAVGVPTIGIGAGPDCDGQVLVYHDLLGLQDDLRPRFVRRYADLGDATVEALGRFAADVRSGRFPAAEESYSLKSTEAAALRLYAS